A genomic window from Candidatus Thiocaldithrix dubininis includes:
- a CDS encoding LuxR C-terminal-related transcriptional regulator: MWRSKEIFIIGLLLIVAVLHTYGFTVDLQKSDRNVFHLSIDALVVLISFAGVAYLLRENYNKRQEIERLTTQLNHSHERISDLHKKLQQASRGYSEVIQEQLQAWELSPTEKQVALLLLKGLSFEEIATVRNTKEKTVRQQAIAIYRKSGLNGRHEFAAWFFEDFLG, translated from the coding sequence ATGTGGCGCTCTAAAGAAATTTTTATTATTGGTTTATTGCTGATTGTGGCGGTATTACATACCTACGGCTTTACCGTTGATCTACAGAAGTCAGATCGTAATGTCTTCCACCTAAGTATTGATGCCTTAGTGGTGTTGATTTCCTTCGCAGGCGTTGCTTATTTACTAAGAGAAAATTACAACAAGCGCCAAGAAATTGAGCGGTTGACTACGCAGTTAAATCATTCACACGAACGTATTTCCGATTTACACAAAAAATTACAGCAAGCGAGTCGCGGTTATTCAGAAGTGATTCAAGAGCAATTACAAGCCTGGGAATTAAGCCCAACTGAAAAGCAAGTGGCGTTATTACTCTTGAAGGGTTTAAGTTTTGAAGAAATCGCCACGGTACGCAATACCAAAGAAAAAACCGTGCGGCAGCAAGCCATTGCAATTTATCGTAAGTCGGGGTTAAACGGACGGCATGAATTTGCGGCGTGGTTTTTTGAGGATTTTTTAGGTTAA
- a CDS encoding efflux RND transporter periplasmic adaptor subunit, translating into MPKRSRYCIALLCSLPLFAQANNQLSIPPAQKTALGIEVSTATVSTANANQLEATAKVIVPSASLRVVGAPSDGLITAMPHQEGDAVRKGVLVVSFSSPALVEARKQLVQAQLKHRLASDNAARDAGLVEKGLLARTTLLNSQNEVDLSQADIEAAEKTIRLLGGKVGTDSSEIQLYAPISGTVLENMAEVGQRVDISTPIVKLADLHQLSLEIPLTTEQAKQVQRGDVVSLVDYPISGAVRSVKPAIDNSQNVNLRADIEQDSLSLQPGQSVKVKLQAGKNAAPSITIPSQALVWVSDKPYVFVESKDGFTATEVKVLSQTNEQAYISGIPADTRVASKGVAALKAKWQEAGE; encoded by the coding sequence ATGCCGAAAAGGTCACGTTACTGCATCGCGTTGTTATGCAGTCTTCCGCTATTTGCTCAGGCAAATAATCAACTTAGCATTCCTCCCGCACAAAAAACCGCATTAGGTATTGAGGTGAGCACCGCCACGGTCAGTACGGCCAATGCCAATCAGTTAGAAGCCACGGCTAAAGTCATAGTGCCATCTGCCAGTCTCCGCGTTGTGGGTGCGCCTAGCGACGGTCTCATTACCGCGATGCCGCATCAAGAAGGTGACGCAGTGCGTAAAGGCGTATTGGTAGTCAGTTTTTCCTCGCCTGCCTTAGTTGAAGCACGTAAGCAATTAGTACAAGCGCAATTAAAACACCGTTTAGCCAGCGATAATGCGGCGCGGGATGCCGGTTTAGTCGAAAAAGGCTTACTCGCTCGCACCACGCTGCTCAATAGCCAAAATGAAGTGGATTTAAGCCAAGCCGATATTGAAGCGGCTGAGAAAACCATTCGCTTATTAGGCGGCAAAGTGGGCACAGATAGCAGTGAAATTCAGCTTTATGCGCCTATTTCTGGCACGGTTTTGGAAAATATGGCGGAAGTTGGGCAACGCGTGGATATTTCTACCCCCATTGTCAAACTTGCCGACTTACATCAACTCAGTTTGGAAATTCCGTTAACCACTGAACAAGCGAAGCAGGTACAACGCGGGGATGTCGTCAGTTTGGTGGATTATCCAATTAGCGGAGCGGTACGTTCGGTTAAACCGGCAATCGATAATTCACAGAACGTAAATTTGCGCGCTGATATTGAACAAGACAGTCTGAGTTTACAGCCCGGTCAGTCCGTTAAAGTTAAATTACAAGCGGGTAAAAATGCCGCGCCTAGCATTACGATTCCAAGCCAAGCCTTAGTTTGGGTCAGTGATAAACCTTACGTGTTTGTGGAAAGCAAAGACGGCTTTACCGCAACCGAAGTAAAAGTATTAAGCCAAACCAATGAACAAGCTTATATCAGCGGTATTCCCGCCGATACACGCGTGGCAAGCAAAGGTGTAGCAGCGCTTAAAGCAAAATGGCAAGAGGCTGGCGAATAA